A portion of the Roseovarius sp. SCSIO 43702 genome contains these proteins:
- a CDS encoding 2-dehydro-3-deoxygalactonokinase produces MTSSRWIAAGQDDRSGWRECVLDGSELQEDVVLTKPRRGPVSARMIHIGKGEADVPAPVLPASGHVPDLCQVSPHDRLSGWARVEIAGFLRDRPHWDGVICRATGDVTHWVQISADEIVSFQGFSTGRLVTALDGTGSLGEESLNDALSRPEKLAALLRRAEVSKDAAAVTGALIGAELAAARPYWLGQGVAVIGTDWPYRQALAMQGVTAEQVQRNEMRQAGLTVIAERNGF; encoded by the coding sequence GTGACCTCATCGCGCTGGATCGCGGCTGGTCAGGATGATCGCTCGGGGTGGCGGGAATGCGTGCTCGACGGGTCCGAGTTGCAGGAAGACGTGGTTCTGACCAAGCCGCGCCGTGGTCCGGTGTCGGCGCGGATGATACATATCGGGAAGGGTGAGGCCGATGTTCCCGCCCCGGTTCTTCCCGCGTCCGGCCACGTGCCCGATCTGTGCCAGGTCTCGCCGCATGACAGGCTTTCGGGCTGGGCCCGCGTGGAGATCGCGGGATTCCTGCGTGACCGGCCGCATTGGGATGGCGTGATTTGTCGCGCGACCGGTGACGTGACGCATTGGGTCCAGATCAGCGCCGACGAGATCGTGAGTTTCCAAGGGTTTTCGACCGGCCGTCTTGTCACCGCACTGGATGGAACAGGATCATTGGGCGAAGAGAGTTTAAACGACGCGTTGTCACGGCCTGAGAAGCTCGCCGCGTTGTTGCGTCGTGCCGAGGTTTCAAAAGATGCAGCTGCGGTGACGGGCGCCTTGATCGGTGCCGAGCTGGCCGCGGCGCGACCCTATTGGCTGGGCCAAGGCGTTGCGGTCATCGGCACCGATTGGCCCTATCGGCAGGCACTTGCCATGCAAGGCGTGACGGCTGAGCAGGTGCAGCGGAACGAGATGCGCCAAGCGGGGCTGACGGTGATCGCCGAGAGAAACGGCTTCTAG
- a CDS encoding pitrilysin family protein, translated as MTRVFLFCIALLLALPARADVEIKEMTTPGGIDAWLVEEHSIPFIALELRFRGGAALDDPEKRGAITLMTATLEEGAGDMDAREFTERTEELAASFDYDVYDDTLTVSARFLSENRDEAVEHLRESLVNPRFDQDAIDRVRAQILSIIRSDEKDPRSQASEALDALIFGDHPYATSRNGTIETVSSLTREDIVAAHEAAMARDRLYVSAVGDITEDELAELLDRLLGDLPETGAPLPPRADVTFPGGTEVIPFETPQSVAVFAQPGIDRDHPDFFAAYLLNHILGGGGFESRLMQEVREKRGLTYGVYTYLLNKDGADLWAGSVSSANDRVAEAIDVIRAEWARIRDEGVTAAELEDAKTYLTGAYPLRFDGNGPIANIAVGMQMEGLPVDYIATRNDQVMAVTLDDVNRVAREYLDPGKLTFVVVGQPEGLMDDSN; from the coding sequence ATGACCCGCGTTTTTCTTTTCTGCATCGCGTTGCTTCTGGCCCTGCCTGCACGCGCGGATGTGGAGATCAAGGAAATGACGACACCGGGCGGCATTGACGCTTGGCTGGTCGAAGAGCATTCCATCCCCTTCATCGCCTTGGAACTGCGGTTCCGGGGGGGAGCGGCCCTCGATGATCCCGAGAAGCGCGGCGCCATCACGTTGATGACGGCCACGCTCGAAGAAGGCGCGGGCGACATGGACGCGCGCGAATTCACCGAGAGGACCGAGGAGCTGGCCGCGAGTTTCGATTACGACGTCTATGACGACACGTTGACCGTGTCCGCGAGGTTTCTTTCCGAGAACCGCGATGAGGCCGTCGAACACCTGCGCGAAAGCCTTGTGAACCCCCGCTTCGACCAGGATGCCATCGACCGGGTCCGCGCCCAGATTCTCTCGATCATTCGCTCGGACGAGAAAGACCCGCGAAGCCAGGCGTCGGAGGCTCTGGACGCGTTGATTTTCGGAGATCATCCCTACGCCACGTCGCGCAATGGCACGATCGAAACCGTCTCCTCGCTCACGCGCGAAGATATCGTGGCGGCCCACGAAGCGGCCATGGCACGCGACAGGCTCTATGTCAGCGCCGTGGGCGACATCACGGAAGACGAGCTTGCCGAGTTGCTCGACCGACTGCTGGGCGATCTTCCCGAGACCGGCGCCCCCTTGCCGCCTCGCGCCGATGTGACCTTTCCGGGCGGGACCGAGGTCATTCCCTTCGAGACACCGCAATCGGTCGCCGTTTTCGCACAACCCGGCATCGATCGCGATCACCCGGATTTCTTCGCGGCTTACCTGCTGAACCATATTCTCGGGGGCGGCGGATTCGAAAGCCGGCTCATGCAGGAGGTGCGCGAAAAGCGGGGTCTGACCTACGGGGTCTACACCTACCTTCTCAACAAGGATGGCGCGGATCTCTGGGCCGGGTCGGTGTCTTCGGCCAATGACCGCGTCGCCGAGGCCATCGACGTGATCCGCGCCGAGTGGGCCCGGATCCGAGACGAGGGCGTGACGGCGGCGGAACTCGAGGATGCCAAGACCTACCTCACCGGCGCATACCCCCTGCGATTCGATGGAAACGGACCCATCGCCAACATCGCCGTCGGTATGCAGATGGAGGGCCTGCCGGTCGACTATATCGCCACACGCAACGACCAGGTAATGGCCGTGACGCTCGACGACGTTAACCGGGTCGCGCGTGAGTATCTCGACCCCGGCAAGCTCACGTTCGTGGTGGTGGGTCAGCCCGAGGGCCTGATGGACGACTCGAACTAG
- a CDS encoding pitrilysin family protein, with translation MRNLIAALALSILTAASAQAEEQVTDFTLDNGMEVVVIEDHRAPVVVHMVWYKAGSADEVPGASGVAHFLEHLLFKGTETLAPGELSATVARNGGSDNAFTSYDYTAYYQRIAADRLERMMEMEADRMVNLQLSEGDIATERDVIIEERNQRVENNPSALFREQQRAALYLNHRYGVPVIGWRHEMASLDLEDALDYYETHYAPNNAILVVAGDVTPEEVRALAEEHYGTIPANADLSRRSRPQEPVQLAERRVLMEDARVAQPYVARAYVAPERDPGEQEKAAALTLLAELLGGGITSVLSQKLQFEEQVAVQTSAWYDGTTLDDTSFNFVVVPAEGVSLAEAEEALDQVIADFLETGVDEDQLARLKMQLRAAMIYARDDVEALANRYGQGLAVGLSIEDIRKWPDILGATTSEQIMKAAREIFQDRTSVTGWLEGSEVSQ, from the coding sequence ATGCGCAACCTGATCGCCGCTCTCGCGCTATCCATTCTCACCGCGGCATCCGCGCAGGCCGAGGAGCAGGTCACCGACTTCACCCTCGACAACGGCATGGAAGTCGTCGTGATCGAAGATCACCGTGCCCCGGTCGTGGTCCACATGGTCTGGTACAAGGCGGGATCGGCAGATGAAGTGCCCGGAGCGTCCGGTGTGGCGCATTTTCTGGAGCATCTTCTCTTCAAGGGCACCGAAACCCTCGCACCCGGAGAGCTTTCGGCCACCGTTGCCCGCAATGGCGGCTCCGACAACGCCTTTACCAGCTACGATTACACCGCCTATTATCAGCGCATCGCCGCAGATCGGCTCGAGCGGATGATGGAGATGGAAGCGGACCGGATGGTCAATCTCCAGCTTTCCGAAGGTGACATCGCGACAGAGCGCGATGTCATCATCGAAGAACGCAACCAACGCGTCGAGAACAACCCCAGCGCTCTCTTCCGTGAGCAGCAGCGCGCAGCGCTTTACCTGAATCACCGCTACGGCGTGCCCGTGATCGGCTGGCGGCACGAGATGGCGTCGCTCGATCTCGAGGATGCTCTCGACTATTACGAGACCCATTACGCGCCGAACAACGCAATCCTCGTTGTCGCCGGCGACGTGACGCCCGAGGAGGTGCGCGCGCTTGCCGAAGAGCATTACGGCACCATTCCCGCCAACGCGGATTTGTCCCGAAGAAGCCGCCCTCAAGAGCCAGTGCAACTGGCCGAGCGCCGCGTCCTCATGGAAGACGCCCGCGTCGCCCAGCCCTACGTGGCGCGCGCCTACGTCGCCCCGGAACGCGATCCCGGCGAGCAGGAGAAGGCCGCGGCCCTGACGCTTCTGGCCGAGTTGTTGGGGGGCGGCATCACGTCCGTACTGTCGCAGAAACTGCAATTCGAGGAACAGGTCGCGGTCCAGACATCGGCTTGGTACGATGGCACCACGCTTGACGATACGTCGTTCAATTTCGTCGTCGTCCCGGCCGAGGGTGTCAGCCTCGCCGAAGCCGAGGAGGCGCTCGATCAAGTGATCGCCGATTTCCTGGAAACCGGAGTGGACGAGGATCAACTCGCGCGCCTCAAGATGCAATTGCGGGCGGCCATGATCTATGCGCGCGACGACGTGGAAGCCCTGGCCAATCGCTATGGTCAGGGTCTCGCCGTCGGGTTGTCGATCGAGGACATTCGCAAATGGCCCGACATCCTCGGCGCGACCACGTCGGAACAGATCATGAAGGCCGCGCGCGAGATCTTTCAGGACCGCACCTCCGTCACCGGCTGGCTCGAAGGTTCGGAGGTATCGCAATGA
- a CDS encoding DUF3035 domain-containing protein — MRKANIFILLTASAVVLSACGSRNGDVQLTRFQKTSDGPDEFTVLPTGPLQAPDSYAQLPTPNPGGRNLVDPNPEAEGIDALGGNQAALNRGISANEVGLVNHVRRKGVTPGIRQTLAREDEEIRRKHGRVNILRLGPVDDYTNAYKRQWLDADSERVRLQRRGIATPSAPPPE; from the coding sequence ATGCGCAAGGCCAACATTTTCATTCTTCTGACGGCATCCGCCGTGGTTCTCTCGGCCTGCGGGAGCCGGAATGGCGACGTTCAGCTGACCCGTTTTCAGAAAACCAGCGATGGACCGGACGAGTTCACCGTTCTTCCGACCGGCCCGCTTCAGGCACCGGACAGCTACGCGCAGCTTCCGACGCCGAACCCCGGCGGTCGCAACCTCGTCGATCCCAATCCCGAGGCCGAGGGAATCGACGCACTCGGTGGCAATCAGGCCGCCCTCAACAGGGGCATCAGCGCCAACGAGGTCGGGTTGGTCAACCACGTTCGCCGCAAGGGCGTGACCCCCGGCATCCGTCAGACCCTCGCCCGCGAGGACGAGGAGATCCGCCGCAAGCATGGACGTGTCAACATTCTGCGGCTCGGTCCGGTCGACGACTACACCAACGCCTACAAGCGTCAGTGGCTTGACGCCGATTCCGAGCGAGTGCGGCTGCAACGTCGCGGCATTGCCACGCCCTCGGCCCCGCCGCCGGAGTGA
- the purH gene encoding bifunctional phosphoribosylaminoimidazolecarboxamide formyltransferase/IMP cyclohydrolase has translation MPHPDLAPVKRALLSVSDKTGLVDLGRALSEMGVDLVSTGGSAKTLREAGLEVRDVADLTGFPEMMDGRVKTLHPKVHGGLLALRDDKDHAAAMEAHDIAPIDLLVVNLYPFEQTVAKGADYETCIENIDIGGPAMIRAAAKNHGFVTTVVDVEDYEPLLDELRAHDGQTTLAFRQYLAMTAYSRTAAYDSAVSTWMADQQANQAPRRKTFSGRLADTLRYGENPHQKAAFYLDGSDRPGVATAVQHQGKELSYNNINDTDAAFELVSEFDPAQGPVCAIIKHANPCGVARGATLKEAYTRAFDCDRTSAFGGIIALNHPLDGETAEEICRIFTEVVIAPGADADAKSVFASKKNLRLLTTETLADPESAMQTVRQVAGGYLVQDKDNGVITGNDLKIVTKRAPSDEQVADMLFAWKVAKHVKSNAIVYVNDGATVGIGAGQMSRVDSCRIAARKAEDMAEALGLAHPLTRGSVVASDAFFPFADGLLTAAEAGARAVIQPGGSMRDDEVIAAADEAGLAVVLTGMRHFRH, from the coding sequence ATGCCCCATCCCGATCTTGCGCCGGTCAAGCGCGCGTTGCTCTCCGTCTCCGACAAAACCGGCCTCGTCGATCTCGGCCGCGCTCTCTCGGAAATGGGGGTGGATCTCGTGAGCACCGGAGGAAGCGCGAAGACGCTGCGCGAGGCGGGCCTCGAGGTGCGCGATGTGGCAGACCTCACCGGCTTCCCTGAAATGATGGATGGCAGGGTCAAGACGCTTCATCCGAAGGTGCATGGCGGTCTTCTCGCCTTGCGCGACGACAAGGATCACGCGGCCGCGATGGAAGCCCACGACATTGCGCCCATCGACCTCTTGGTGGTCAATCTCTACCCCTTCGAGCAGACGGTCGCGAAGGGCGCGGATTACGAGACCTGCATCGAGAATATCGACATAGGGGGCCCGGCCATGATCCGGGCGGCGGCCAAGAACCACGGTTTCGTGACGACCGTGGTCGACGTCGAGGATTACGAGCCGCTGCTCGACGAACTACGCGCGCATGACGGACAGACCACGCTGGCCTTCCGCCAGTATCTCGCCATGACGGCCTATTCGCGCACGGCCGCCTACGACTCGGCCGTGTCGACCTGGATGGCGGACCAACAGGCGAACCAGGCACCACGCCGCAAGACATTTTCGGGCCGCCTTGCCGACACGCTGCGCTACGGCGAGAACCCGCATCAGAAAGCAGCGTTCTATCTCGACGGTTCGGATCGGCCCGGCGTCGCCACCGCAGTCCAGCACCAGGGCAAGGAGCTGAGCTACAACAACATCAACGACACCGACGCGGCCTTCGAACTGGTGAGTGAATTCGACCCCGCCCAAGGGCCCGTCTGCGCGATTATCAAACATGCCAACCCGTGTGGCGTGGCCCGCGGTGCAACGTTGAAAGAGGCTTATACCCGCGCCTTCGACTGCGATCGCACCTCGGCCTTCGGCGGCATCATCGCGCTCAACCATCCGCTCGACGGCGAAACCGCCGAAGAGATCTGCCGCATCTTCACTGAGGTGGTGATCGCGCCCGGCGCGGATGCAGATGCCAAGAGCGTTTTCGCCTCCAAGAAAAACCTGCGCCTCCTCACCACCGAAACTCTGGCCGATCCCGAAAGCGCGATGCAGACCGTGCGCCAGGTTGCGGGCGGGTATCTCGTGCAGGACAAGGATAACGGCGTGATCACCGGGAACGATCTCAAGATTGTGACGAAACGCGCCCCTTCGGACGAGCAGGTCGCCGATATGCTTTTTGCCTGGAAGGTCGCGAAACACGTGAAATCGAACGCCATCGTCTATGTCAACGACGGTGCCACGGTGGGGATCGGCGCAGGTCAGATGAGCCGCGTCGACAGTTGCCGCATCGCAGCCCGCAAGGCCGAGGACATGGCCGAGGCGCTGGGGCTTGCCCATCCGCTCACCCGTGGCTCGGTCGTTGCGTCGGATGCCTTCTTCCCCTTCGCCGATGGCCTTCTCACCGCCGCCGAAGCCGGCGCCCGCGCCGTCATTCAGCCCGGCGGATCGATGCGCGACGACGAGGTCATCGCCGCCGCCGACGAGGCGGGCCTCGCGGTCGTTCTGACCGGTATGCGCCACTTCCGCCACTGA
- the lspA gene encoding signal peptidase II yields the protein MRLVFWAGFITFLLDQVTKYIVVHVMNLDRLGSIDVFPPFINFRMAWNYGINFGLLSGDSDLTRWVLILVALVISASVLWWVHHDPAGKWQKIAAGLLIGGALGNVVDRVLYGAVADFLNMSCCGFENPYAFNVADIAVFAGALGVVIFSNTEKPA from the coding sequence ATGCGCCTCGTCTTCTGGGCCGGATTCATCACCTTCCTTCTCGACCAGGTGACGAAATACATCGTGGTCCACGTGATGAACCTCGATCGGCTGGGTTCGATCGACGTCTTCCCGCCTTTCATCAATTTCCGCATGGCCTGGAACTACGGGATCAATTTCGGACTGCTGTCCGGCGACTCCGATCTTACCCGCTGGGTTCTGATCCTCGTGGCGCTCGTGATCTCGGCCTCGGTCCTGTGGTGGGTTCATCACGATCCGGCCGGGAAATGGCAGAAAATTGCCGCCGGCCTGCTGATCGGAGGCGCGCTGGGCAACGTGGTGGACCGGGTCCTCTACGGTGCAGTCGCCGACTTCCTCAACATGTCATGCTGCGGCTTCGAGAACCCTTACGCGTTCAACGTTGCCGATATTGCCGTGTTTGCCGGCGCACTCGGTGTGGTGATTTTCAGCAATACGGAAAAGCCCGCGTGA
- a CDS encoding substrate-binding domain-containing protein, producing MIRFCAAIFAALLFAGIGSGSSAQDVTLTSRDGAVEIHGDLLGYDGEFYRVDTVYGELTVDGTGVLCSGPGCPDLANFVAEIRFSGAPVVGRLLLPALLEAFGEKEGYDIRADEGTETRRVTYALVEKDSGKTQGRFHIHLSNSDEGFADLLADEADIVMTLREVREAEARRAEEAGIGDLTDRRRSRVLALDALVPLVTDDNPVATMTTPRLARVLSGKITNWNELGGPDAPIAVHLLSAATGLGQATEDLILKGDEKEFSPDAIRHNSTRDLVDAVSRDPFAIGLGSRSDVGTLREVPLAGECGFAISASRRGVKTEDYPLTAPIFLYSPARRFPRLVREFLAFTGTPAAQLVIRRAGFVDQLPEEIPVDEQGDRFANAVLRAGDEVSLEDLQQMVRVLTPLKRLTTTFRFEAGSSRLDAQSRSNVTQLAQALEGGLYDTRRLVFIGFGDGEGPAGINRQIAHKRAMAVRAAVIAAAETANLDRFILETRAFGEAMPMACDDSAWGRQANRRVEVWLR from the coding sequence ATGATACGGTTCTGTGCGGCGATCTTCGCCGCACTTTTGTTTGCAGGTATCGGATCCGGTTCGAGTGCCCAGGATGTGACGCTCACGTCCCGGGATGGCGCCGTCGAGATTCATGGCGACCTTCTGGGGTATGATGGAGAATTTTACCGGGTTGATACCGTCTACGGAGAGCTGACGGTCGACGGCACGGGTGTTCTCTGCTCGGGACCCGGCTGTCCGGATCTGGCCAATTTCGTGGCCGAGATCCGGTTTTCCGGTGCGCCCGTGGTGGGGCGGCTGCTACTTCCGGCACTGCTCGAGGCATTCGGCGAAAAGGAAGGATACGACATTCGCGCCGATGAAGGGACGGAGACGCGCCGCGTGACTTATGCGCTGGTGGAAAAGGACTCCGGCAAGACGCAGGGGCGGTTCCATATTCATCTGTCGAATTCGGATGAGGGTTTTGCAGATTTGCTGGCGGATGAGGCCGATATCGTCATGACATTGCGCGAGGTTAGGGAGGCCGAAGCGCGCCGCGCGGAGGAGGCGGGGATCGGCGACCTCACCGATCGGCGGCGCAGCAGGGTTCTCGCGCTTGATGCCCTCGTCCCGCTTGTGACGGATGACAATCCGGTCGCGACCATGACGACCCCGCGCCTGGCCAGGGTATTGTCTGGAAAGATCACCAACTGGAATGAGCTGGGCGGGCCGGATGCGCCCATCGCGGTCCATCTTCTGAGTGCGGCGACGGGTCTGGGGCAGGCGACGGAAGACCTGATCCTCAAGGGCGACGAAAAAGAGTTCTCGCCCGACGCGATCAGACACAACTCGACGCGCGATCTCGTCGACGCGGTGAGCCGAGATCCATTCGCGATCGGGCTGGGCAGCAGATCGGATGTCGGGACCCTGCGAGAGGTTCCATTGGCGGGTGAATGCGGATTCGCCATATCCGCATCGCGTCGCGGCGTGAAGACCGAGGACTATCCCCTGACGGCGCCGATCTTCCTCTACAGTCCGGCCCGACGGTTTCCACGGCTGGTGCGGGAATTCCTGGCGTTCACCGGCACGCCAGCGGCGCAGCTTGTCATCAGGCGGGCGGGTTTCGTCGATCAGCTTCCCGAGGAGATCCCTGTCGACGAGCAGGGAGATCGTTTCGCGAACGCGGTCCTGCGTGCCGGTGACGAGGTGAGCCTCGAAGATCTTCAACAGATGGTGAGGGTGCTGACTCCGCTCAAGCGACTGACCACGACGTTCCGCTTCGAGGCCGGGTCCAGTCGGCTTGACGCACAATCGCGTTCGAACGTCACGCAGCTTGCCCAGGCGCTGGAAGGCGGGCTTTACGACACGCGCCGCCTTGTCTTCATCGGGTTCGGCGATGGCGAAGGACCGGCAGGTATCAATCGCCAGATCGCGCATAAGCGGGCGATGGCCGTTCGGGCCGCCGTGATCGCCGCAGCGGAGACCGCCAACCTTGATCGTTTCATCCTCGAGACCCGCGCCTTCGGAGAGGCGATGCCGATGGCCTGCGACGACAGCGCATGGGGTCGGCAGGCGAACAGGCGCGTGGAGGTCTGGCTCAGGTAG
- a CDS encoding heparinase II/III family protein, which produces MNRLAARRAALASPATAFLSQPEPRTIGSFARGRQLCAGNFLFAGQFIQSPGTDIWDLDPPDRYFAEELHGFVWLDDLAATGDTLAREKAQTWIFEWTRKYGGGSGPGWTPDLAGRRMIRWISHAFFIMRGLESRKSDAFLRSLGQQARFLRKRWHAARPGLSRIEALTGLLYAGLSLEGMGEVVGPAKDALARECDAEISQMGLLPSRNPEDLLDIFTLLTWAAMALEEAGDAPPEPHRRAIERIAPTLRTLRHADGGLARFHGGGRGLEGRLDAALASSGIKTRAPDGLAMGFARMSAGRTTIIIDASAPPSGPASAGAHASTLAFELTSGRRPMVVNCGSGHSFGADWRRAGRATPSHSTLVLAGESSARLGPEGHRQDWLVSGPTNVPIETRQASDGLHFEGAHDGYLQRYGLTHARSLDMTFDGRGIAGEDMLIALDKPAQSRFDEALDADGLKGLRFDIRFHLHPDADATMDMGGNAISIALKSGEIWIFRSDGPVEMKIAPSVYLEKSRLRPRATKQIVLSGRAMEYATRTRWSLAKAQDTPIGIRDVSLDNPISAVEDPDDKTKQE; this is translated from the coding sequence ATGAACCGACTGGCCGCGCGCCGTGCGGCCCTCGCCAGCCCCGCGACGGCCTTCCTCTCCCAACCTGAGCCGCGGACGATCGGAAGTTTCGCGCGCGGACGGCAGCTCTGCGCGGGAAATTTCCTGTTCGCCGGACAATTTATCCAGTCTCCCGGCACGGACATCTGGGATCTCGATCCGCCGGATCGCTACTTCGCGGAAGAGCTGCACGGATTCGTATGGCTCGACGATCTGGCCGCGACGGGTGACACGCTTGCGCGCGAGAAGGCTCAGACCTGGATCTTCGAATGGACACGCAAATATGGTGGCGGCTCGGGGCCGGGCTGGACGCCCGATCTGGCCGGACGTCGGATGATCCGCTGGATCAGTCACGCTTTTTTCATCATGCGGGGTCTCGAATCCCGGAAATCGGACGCCTTTCTGCGCTCTCTCGGACAGCAGGCCCGGTTCCTGCGCAAGCGGTGGCATGCTGCCCGGCCTGGCCTTTCGCGGATCGAGGCCCTTACCGGCCTGCTCTATGCCGGGCTCTCGCTCGAAGGCATGGGCGAGGTCGTCGGACCTGCGAAAGACGCGCTCGCGCGGGAATGTGACGCCGAAATCTCGCAGATGGGCCTGCTTCCGTCGCGCAATCCGGAGGATCTGCTCGACATCTTCACGCTGCTTACATGGGCCGCGATGGCGCTCGAAGAAGCTGGGGACGCCCCGCCAGAGCCGCATCGGCGCGCGATCGAGCGCATTGCCCCGACGCTTCGCACGTTGCGCCATGCCGACGGAGGGCTTGCTCGGTTCCATGGCGGCGGCCGCGGCCTCGAGGGGCGGCTGGACGCGGCCCTGGCATCGAGCGGAATCAAGACGCGTGCGCCTGATGGTTTGGCGATGGGGTTCGCGCGAATGAGCGCCGGCCGGACCACCATAATCATCGACGCAAGCGCGCCGCCGAGCGGCCCGGCCTCGGCGGGGGCCCACGCGTCGACATTGGCGTTCGAGCTTACATCGGGGCGGCGTCCCATGGTGGTGAACTGCGGCTCGGGTCACAGCTTCGGCGCGGATTGGCGCCGCGCCGGGCGCGCGACTCCATCGCATTCGACGCTGGTTCTTGCCGGGGAATCGAGCGCGCGCCTCGGCCCCGAGGGCCACAGGCAGGACTGGCTTGTCTCCGGTCCCACCAATGTGCCCATCGAAACACGCCAGGCGAGCGACGGTCTGCATTTCGAAGGCGCGCATGACGGATACCTGCAACGGTACGGCCTCACCCACGCGAGAAGTCTCGACATGACCTTCGATGGCCGGGGCATTGCGGGCGAGGATATGCTCATCGCGCTCGACAAGCCTGCGCAGTCTCGATTCGACGAGGCCCTCGACGCGGACGGGCTCAAGGGCCTGCGCTTTGACATCAGGTTTCACCTTCATCCCGACGCGGATGCCACGATGGACATGGGCGGCAATGCCATCTCGATCGCGCTCAAGAGCGGTGAGATCTGGATCTTCCGGTCCGACGGGCCCGTCGAGATGAAGATTGCGCCAAGCGTCTATCTCGAGAAATCCCGGCTGAGACCCCGCGCAACGAAACAGATTGTCCTCTCTGGGCGCGCCATGGAATATGCGACGCGAACGAGATGGTCCTTGGCCAAGGCACAGGATACACCCATCGGCATCCGCGACGTTTCGCTGGACAATCCGATTTCGGCGGTCGAAGACCCGGACGACAAGACGAAACAGGAATAG
- the radC gene encoding RadC family protein, with protein sequence MTRRAGFSDAAMPLFSADEAIAVPSPTRTPPSYIRDHRKRLRERFLAGGPAAMPDYELLELVLFRAIPRRDVKPLARALLEQFGDFNAVVSAPPDRLAALSGVGDAVICELKVIEAAAHRLAQSRVLRKQVISSWNSLLDYCRTAMAHRDVEQFRVFYLDTKNVLIADEEQARGTVDHVPVYPREVVKRALELNASALILVHNHPSGDPTPSESDITMTQRIEAAAATMGITLHDHIIVGRTSDLSFRADGYL encoded by the coding sequence ATGACACGCAGAGCGGGATTCTCCGATGCGGCGATGCCGCTTTTCTCCGCAGACGAGGCCATCGCGGTGCCCTCGCCAACGCGCACGCCACCCTCATATATCCGCGACCATCGCAAACGCCTGCGCGAGCGTTTCCTTGCCGGCGGGCCGGCGGCGATGCCGGACTACGAGTTGCTCGAACTCGTGCTTTTTCGGGCGATCCCGCGCCGTGACGTCAAACCACTGGCCCGCGCCCTTCTCGAACAGTTCGGCGACTTCAATGCCGTCGTATCCGCACCGCCCGATCGCCTCGCCGCCCTGAGCGGAGTCGGTGACGCCGTCATCTGCGAGCTCAAGGTGATCGAGGCCGCCGCTCACAGGCTCGCGCAATCACGGGTGCTGCGAAAGCAGGTGATCAGTAGCTGGAACAGCCTTCTCGACTATTGTCGTACCGCCATGGCACACCGGGATGTCGAACAGTTTCGCGTCTTCTACCTCGACACCAAGAACGTGCTGATCGCCGATGAGGAACAGGCACGCGGAACCGTGGACCATGTCCCCGTCTACCCGCGCGAAGTGGTCAAGCGCGCGCTCGAGCTGAACGCATCGGCGCTGATCCTGGTGCATAATCACCCCTCGGGCGATCCCACGCCCTCCGAAAGCGACATCACCATGACACAACGGATCGAGGCGGCGGCGGCCACCATGGGCATCACGCTGCATGATCACATCATCGTTGGTCGAACCAGCGATCTGAGCTTCCGGGCCGACGGCTATCTCTGA
- a CDS encoding TIGR01244 family sulfur transferase: MDLRPITEQFAVAPQIAPEEVPEIARAGFRTIICNRPDDEDPEQPSHAQIEAAAQEEDIAFLMLPVRSGVLTEEAVNGFREALDTMPGPILAYCRSGTRCTMLWSIAQFGRMDPDEIVAKAAEAGYDMSGLMAQLRATRT; the protein is encoded by the coding sequence ATGGACCTTCGTCCGATCACAGAGCAATTCGCCGTCGCCCCACAGATCGCGCCCGAAGAGGTGCCCGAGATAGCCCGGGCCGGGTTTCGGACCATCATCTGCAACCGTCCCGACGACGAAGACCCGGAGCAACCGAGCCACGCGCAAATCGAGGCCGCCGCGCAGGAAGAGGATATCGCGTTCCTTATGCTGCCGGTGCGATCGGGCGTCCTGACCGAAGAGGCCGTCAACGGGTTCAGGGAGGCGCTCGACACGATGCCCGGGCCCATCCTCGCCTATTGCCGCAGCGGGACGCGCTGCACCATGCTCTGGAGCATCGCACAGTTCGGCCGGATGGATCCCGACGAGATCGTCGCCAAGGCGGCGGAAGCGGGATATGACATGTCCGGCCTGATGGCGCAGCTACGAGCCACCCGCACGTGA